One Armatimonadota bacterium genomic window carries:
- a CDS encoding GTP-binding protein, with product MAKQAFERTKPHVNIGTIGHVDHGKTTLTSAISSVLAKKGLAKRLAY from the coding sequence ATGGCCAAGCAGGCGTTTGAGCGAACAAAGCCGCACGTGAATATCGGAACGATCGGTCACGTGGACCACGGCAAGACGACGTTGACGAGCGCAATCAGCAGCGTGTTGGCGAAGAAAGGTCTCGCCAAGAGACTGGCGTAT